The region GATGGGATGTCATGAAGCACTTCACGACACCTCACACCGATTCGGTGGAACCAAGTGGCTTATTGATTTCGACATCAAGGGCTACTTCGACAACATTGACCACCAGATTCTGGTGAAATTGTTGAAGAAGAAGATCAACGATGAATGCTTCACAGCGCTAATCGGATGGATGCTCAAGGCAGGCTATATAGAAGATTGGAAATTCAACAAGACCTACAGTGGCACGCCACAAGGAGGAGTTGTTAGCCCAATCCTCGCAAACATATACCTGCATGAACTAGATGTATTCATGGCAGATCTTTGTCAACGAACCCATAAGGGTAAGGATAGAAAGGTAACGACTGAATACAGAAGAATAGCTAACGAAAAGCATAAACTGCGAAATAATCTGGACATGCTCAGAGATAAAAACCTAGGAGTAGTACCAGAAAAGGGAATCAAAATGCCCCTCAAATACGCAGGATATACTCGGAGTAAGCTATTAAAAGAACTGGAAATACTAACCAGTGAACAACTATTAATACGACAATCTGATCCCCTAGATCAAGATTTTTGAAGATTACAGTAAACACGGTATGCTGACGACTTTCTGCTGGGCTTTATTGGAAGCTAAGCAGAAGCAGAGGACATCATGGAGGAAGTGAAAGATTTTCTACAAAGAACACCCCATCTAGAGTGTTTGGAGGAGAAAACCAAGATCATCCATCACAGCAAGGGAGTAATCTTCCTAGGTTATCACCTACAATCACGCATAATGAAAGCTGACGCCAACAGGGTCAAA is a window of SAR324 cluster bacterium DNA encoding:
- a CDS encoding reverse transcriptase domain-containing protein, encoding MSNQSLKKRLEGISKCSINGERAKNLYQLLVNKLEIWERAHTNICTNDGSTTKGVDGVTADRHSVERSREIMNRLRNGTYRPKPTRRVYIPKSNGKKRPLGIPMFMDRLVQGACRIILEAIDEPVFSKFSFGFRKGMGCHEALHDTSHRFGGTKWLIDFDIKGYFDNIDHQILVKLLKKKINDECFTALIGWMLKAGYIEDWKFNKTYSGTPQGGVVSPILANIYLHELDVFMADLCQRTHKGKDRKVTTEYRRIANEKHKLRNNLDMLRDKNLGVVPEKGIKMPLKYAGYTRSKLLKELEILTSEQLLIRQSDPLDQDF